GCTCGGGCTAGATCATGCCGcaataatgtttttaattaataccCAAAGGGCCTAATTGCAAACCCTCCATCACCACACACACTTTAAACTCCATTTAGGAGTCATTATATTGTGCTTATACATGAGCTGTTTAAATCCCATGTTCCCCAGTTGTTAGGAACAGGCTAGCTCACAGCAAATTCAGCTGGACGTTTCATCTCTCGGTGTTGGAAGGGATCCAGGTGCTGTCTCAATGCTGGTAAAAAGGGATGACCGTTTGGTAGCCTGAGCCCATTTCATATCAAACCCATGGCTACCCCTCCAGTCCTAGAACCATACCATGGAAAGCCACCTGGCAGGGCTTTGCCaacccagggtttctcaaacaggggtcaccgcttgtgtggcgaaagcccctggtgggccgggtaaGTGTGTTGGAAGCATCAAAGAAAAATACCATTCCTGGGTGACTCAGCTTGCACACCAAACAAATGACATGTTAAAATACAGCAACACTTCAGCAATCACATGAGACACAGAAGAGGCCAAGAGCCTGGCAGGGCCTGCCCTTACAGCAAGTTACCACATGGCAAGCCAGGACATGCATCTTTTATAACTCATCAGAACTCCACACAAGAGGTTTGCCTGGATCCTGAGCTCTTGCCTTTATGTGAGCAATGTTGGAGTACGCTTTGTGCTGCGGTTCTATAAGCCAGGGGCACTCAACCTTTCCacattactgtacccctttcaggagtctgagttGTCTGGTGTACCACCAAGTTGCACCTCACTTAAAatccacttgcttacaaaatcagatctaAACGACAAAAGTGTCACAACCACACAGAAATTGAAAACTTGCTTCTTTCTCATTTTTAACcacatcattataaaataaatggattgttattagggctgtcaattaattgcagttaacgcatgtgattaactcaaaaaagtaATTGCAAAAAAAGCTACAAGTAACTTTAATCGCacagttaaacaacagaataccaattgaaatttgttaaataatttggatgttttcctacattttcaaatatatttatttcaattacaacacagaattcaaagcgtacagtgctcgctttatattattattttttattaaaaatatttgcactgtaaaaatgataaacaaaaggaatagcattttcaattcacctcatacaagtactgtagtgctgtctctttatcgtgaaagtgcaattttcaaatatagattttttttattacataacttcattcaaaaataaaacaatgtaaaactttagagcctacaagtccattcagtcctacttcttgttcagccaatcactaagacaaacaagtttgtttacatttacagaagataataCTGCccattcttatttacaatgtcagctgaaaatgacaacaggcattcacatggcaattTTGTAGCCGGCACTGCTAGGCATTTatgtaccagatatgctaaatattcatatgtccattcatgcttcaatcactattgcagaggacatgcttccatgctgatgacgctgattaaaaatataatgcattaattaaatttgtgcctGAACCCCCtgggggagaattttatgtctcctgctctgttttacctgaattctgccatatatttcatgttatagcaatctcggatgacgacccagcacatgttgttcattttaagtacACTTTCaccgcagatttgacaaaacgtaaacaaagtaccaatgtgagatttctaaaaatagctacagcactcgacccaaggtttaagaatctgaagtaggacggggtgtgaagcatgctttcagaagtcttaaaagagcaacactccgttGTGGAAAGTACAGAACCCAaatcatcaaaaaagaaaatcaaccttctgctggtggcatctgactcagataatgaaaatgaacatctgtcagtctgcactgctttggatggttatcaagcagaacccatcatcagcatggatacatgtcccctggaatggtggttgaagcatgaatctttagcacatctggcacgtaaatatcttatGGTGCCAGCTGTAActgtcaggtgacactgtaaacaagaagcaggcagcattatctcctgcaaatgtaatcagacttgtttgtctgagtgattggctgaacaagaagtaggactgagtggacttgcaggctctaaagttttccattgttttctttttgaatgaaGCTATTTTtggacataattctacatttgtaagttcaactttcacgataaaaagattgcactacagtacttgtattaggtgaattgaaaaatactatttcttttgttttttacaatgcaaatatttgtaataaaaagtaactataaagtgaacactgtacactttgtattctgtgtttaattaaaatcaatatatctgaatatgtagaaaacatccaaaaatatttaaatggtattttattattgtttacagCTCAATTAAACATGCAATTAATCACATAactaatcacgattaattttttaattgtgtgattcattttttaattgcttgaatgGCCTAACTGTAAGATAAATATTGCActtccatttcagtgtatagtctatagagcagtatgaacaagccattgtctgtatgaaattgtagtttgtactgactcgGCTAGTGCTTTTTCTAcagagttgatgtaccctctggaagagTTCCGTGAATAGACACCCATTGCGTCGGTGCCCCacagctggagcacccacaggaaaaactTAGCGGGTGCTTAGcaaccactggcagccaagctccctccctcctcccagtgcctcccacccaccggcagaccctctgatcaactcctccccctccctcccagcatctcctgcatgtcacagaacagctgttcagctgcatgcaggaggcactgggagagaacgggaggagcggggatggggtgcactcgggggagggggtgggaagaggcaggaaggagACAGAGTGGAGGTacgaagaggcagggcaggggtggagccttggaagaagggatggagtggaggtgggctggggtggagcaggggtgggaggaagtggggcaggggtgaagccttgaagaaggggtggagtgggggtggggctggggtggagcagtggCAGGAGGAAGTGGGGTAGGAGTGGGGACTTGGAAGAagagatggagtgggggtgggcatagggcagagggggggtcgagcaccccccagGTAGAAAGGAAGTTGGTGCCTTTGCCTCTGTGTACCCCAGgtgtacgtgtacccctggttgaagACCACTGCTATAAGCCATTGAAGGAATGGGACATGCTGGCCCCAGTCCCTTCGGTGCTGTTCTAGAAAGgcagcctgctcagctccctgTGTCCTAGCGAACCTTTCCACCATCCCATCAGATGTGGGTGTGCTGGGGTGGGACAGGTTTTGAGGAGCCCTAGAATTTCCCAAATCTGCAGAAATGCTTTGTATTCAAAGTGTGTCCCTTGATCTGTGTGTTACTCATCCGGAATCCCACATGTGGGGAAGAATTCATTCACTAGGACCGCAATTGCTGTCACAGCTCTAGAGCTCTTATTGTACAAGCCACAACAAGCCCTTTTGTGAAGCAGTCCAAAGCGACCAGCAAATATTGACTgccagcctctgtctcaggaAAGGTCCCAAGAATACCAATGGCAGCGCACTCCTTCAGCCCcttggaaattttaaaattgtcattgaTGGAGAAGCCACTCAACCCTTGCTAAGTTCTTCCAGtgattaatcaccctcactgtgaAAAATGGGCACTTTTTATTTCCACTAGGAATtgctctagcttcaacttccatccTGTTACACCTGTGTCTACTAGCCAGTAGAGCCCATTACTAAtgatttgttctccatgtaggtacttatggaCTCTGATCACGTCACTCCTTAACCATCCTTTTAGCTAAGCTAAATAGAATGAGCCCCCTGAGTGCACGACTAGAAAGCACGTTCTCCAATCCTTTAATCTTTCACTTCTGAGGAGCTCATAAGGTCAACCCAATCTGCACAAACCCAACGTGAAAAAACAATTATAGTTTATTTGCAATAGCCATTTTTGTCACTTTTACATTTCTTAAAACTAAATATTTACCTCTTCTGTTGAAATGAAAGCTCTGAAGCAAATTTACCTGCAGATTTCTACCACCCTGAgatggtaataataataaatcagacAGGATGCTAATAAAAGTTTATTGAAAAATTTCCAtcgtttgtttattttaatttaaaaatgagttTTGACTAAACAAAACTGTTCACAGAACGAGTCtgctcttttcaatttttttcaaattttcatcaaaacctgagaccctgaaaaaaaaattggtcaaacatctctccctcccccttctcccccaacttTTTTGGTTTTGGGCAGGTTTCATTCACActggtgttaaaaaaaaaccattagAACAATGATGATTCAGTCATTCCCAATGCTCTCTTCGCTTGGTACAGCTATGATGCAGATAGAGATGACAAGGACAATTTAGAATGGTTCCCTACCCTGTGATTTCCCTGCACGGTTGTAATGTAAATAATACAACAAATGGTAATTAATGTTTCCCTAAAATATATGACCTTACATTGTACAGCCCACTCTCCGTGACAATATCAGAGGCAGACCCTTTGTTGGGTTGATTATTGTCTCTACTTCAGTTATTCTTTTCCAGGAAGCAGTTTCTCCTTAGTGCTTTCCTCAGAGCAGATTTCACTTCCTGGTTCCTCAGGGTGTAGATCagagggttcagggctggggtgacAATGCTGTACATGAAGGTGGCAACCATCTCCCTATCAGAGGAGCTTCCCGCAGAGGAGAGCATGTAATTGAAGATGACTGGCACATAGAGCAATGCCACTACCATGAggtgggagatgcaggtggaGAAGGTCTTTCTCCTGCTTTCCTGGGAGCGAACCTTCAGGAGAAGGAAGGAGATGATGTAGAGGTAGGAGAGGAGTGTGAGGGCAAAGGAACCCAGGCCAATGCCCCCGGTAACGATATTGagcagggttaaattgaggtgGGTGCTGCTACAGGCGAGGCTCAGAAGGGGCTTGATGTCACAGAAGAAGTGCTGGATTTCATTGGGGCCACAGAAATTCACTTGTGATGTCATGACTGTGTGCATCAGGGCATGCAGGAAGCCACTGGACCAGGTGGCCGCTGTCAGGAGCAGGCAGGTCTGTGGGCTCATGACCAGCATGTAGCGCAGCGGGTTGCAAATGGCAACATAGCGGTCGTAGGCCATGACAGCCAGCAGCATGGCCTCACTGCTGCCCAGAAAGTGGAAGAAGTGGAGCTGGGCAAGGCAGCCAGCAAAGGAGATGGTTTGGTGCCTCGAGGGGAAGCCGACCAGCATCTTTGGCACGGTGACCGTGCAGTAGAAGATGTCCAGGCAGGAGAGGTTGcccaggaagaaatacatgggggtgtgaagccGGGGCTCAGCCAACATCACAGCTATGATGGCCCCATTACCCAGCAGGCTGGTCACGTAGAGCAGGAGGAAGA
Above is a genomic segment from Gopherus flavomarginatus isolate rGopFla2 chromosome 11, rGopFla2.mat.asm, whole genome shotgun sequence containing:
- the LOC127030968 gene encoding olfactory receptor 12D1-like, with protein sequence MVVDATFSLFAFLLLCPLPSTAMENQTAVSEFVLLGLNHLLVLQYPLFVLFLLLYVTSLLGNGAIIAVMLAEPRLHTPMYFFLGNLSCLDIFYCTVTVPKMLVGFPSRHQTISFAGCLAQLHFFHFLGSSEAMLLAVMAYDRYVAICNPLRYMLVMSPQTCLLLTAATWSSGFLHALMHTVMTSQVNFCGPNEIQHFFCDIKPLLSLACSSTHLNLTLLNIVTGGIGLGSFALTLLSYLYIISFLLLKVRSQESRRKTFSTCISHLMVVALLYVPVIFNYMLSSAGSSSDREMVATFMYSIVTPALNPLIYTLRNQEVKSALRKALRRNCFLEKNN